CTTCTTCGCGAGCAAGCTCGGTATCCTGCTCAATGCACCTTACGGCTTTACGAAATACAAAAGGATTCTGACCGACTCGGTATTCCTCTATCGAAGCCAAAATGATGGCCTGCGTTTCTGCTGATAGCCCAGTAAGATTTTTTCTCTTCTCACAAAACTTGGTCAATATTTTTTCTGACGTTCTATTTTCTTGATAATCCAGATTTGTCGTTTGCACAATTTCCCCGACCCCCTCGAGATCGGTTACTTCCATACCTTTAGAATTTGCAACTGTTTCAACCACTATCAGTCGAGGTTTTTCTCTCTCAACAAGTTCCCGCAAAGCTGCAAGATCGGTGGAGTCAAAAATAACTACCCGTATCCCTAGACCTTCTAACGACTGAATGTCTTTTTTTGTGGTGTCATAAATAGCATCAGCACAAAATACTACATCGCCAACCTTCAAACCTTCTGCCGCAATGGCTGAGTGCATCGCAGCTGCTCCAGAATTAAAAAGGGCAACATCAGATGCCCCCTCAATCATTTTAGTTAACTCCGCCTCTCTTTCTTGAAGCTCTTTATAATTATAGCGGGCGTAACCAACCTCGTTAATTTCTTCATTAAATTGTCCCATGGTCTCGAATTCTGCAGCAATCTTCGGTTGTTTAAACGAACTCTCCGGCATACTACTTCGTCAATTTAATAACCGGCATATTCCGAGTAAACTCATGCGATGTAAACAACCACTCGATTTTTTTAAAACCGGCGGCTTCAATTTCTTTTTGAATTTCCTCTTTTGTTACGTAACTACGAAACTTTGTACCTGCAGCCATTGAAATTAGTGGTTGGATGTCCGTATAATCTTCGTCGCTAATTTTCCCCTGCTCATGAATTTTTTTTATGACCTCACGAGCTTTAGGATAATCTAGATACCCTTGTTTATCAGCACAATAAATATAAAGAGGAACCTCCAAATAACTGAACAGTCGATACGGTCTACTGGAAACTAACCCCCATTTACTTACCACTTCTATCAACTCGCCATTGTTCTCGGGGAATAACACGTTACCTCGACAGAAAAAAACACCGCCAACTTTCAAAGAATCATACATTTTTTGAAACAGTAGCCGAACCTGATCTCCCCGTATGACGTTGAAAGG
This genomic window from Patescibacteria group bacterium contains:
- a CDS encoding class I SAM-dependent methyltransferase, with product MLKSREIDETKASWSYAELWDKYPIPARPDDEELEIEKKEILASGVPPSDINVMILGSTIEYRSLCKKLGTHPYVVDFAKENFDALTSYAEEKFEQEHFIEADWLQINYQNYFDYILGHRPFNVIRGDQVRLLFQKMYDSLKVGGVFFCRGNVLFPENNGELIEVVSKWGLVSSRPYRLFSYLEVPLYIYCADKQGYLDYPKAREVIKKIHEQGKISDEDYTDIQPLISMAAGTKFRSYVTKEEIQKEIEAAGFKKIEWLFTSHEFTRNMPVIKLTK